The Acidobacteriota bacterium genome includes the window CGCTGAAAAGAAATAAATTGTTGTATTGTGGATGAATTTTGGAACGTCTCAGACCGAGCGCGGCAAATCCGGGACTAATCGCAAAATACCAACACCCTCGACTTAAGTCGCGCGGATATTTTCTTCCAACCCGGCGCGGCTGACGTTGTAAAGTTGGAGTGGTAGCTCCTTTTAGGGAGTCAGGCATGGGTTCACGGGCTTTGCGAAAAATTCCACGCGTTGTAGAATGAGTTAGCGCGCCATGACAGGATCAAAGACACGTCACACTGCGGTGAAACAAAAGTCTGGAGCCGGACGGAGAACGAAGGGAACCGTGTCCCACAAGTTGCAATTGGTCCTGGATAGCGAATTGGACAACGTGGAGCGTGTTGAAAAGCTGGTGAATGACTTCGCGTTGAAGTGCGGATGCGGCACACAGCAATGTAGCGAAATTGAGCTGGCCGTGCGCGAGACCGTGATCAATGCCATCATTCATGGGAATCAGAAACGCCGCACCAAGAAAGTTCATGTAAAGGCGGAGTTGAATAATTCGGATCTGACCATTTCAGTTCGCGATGAAGGAAATGGATTCGATCCGGGTGCGGTTCCGGACCCGACCAAGCCGGAGAATCTTATGCGGGATTCCGGCCGCGGGATTCTGCTGATGCAGACTCTGATGGATCGCTTGTCCATTCGGCCCGTGCCCGGCAAAGGCACGGAAGTCCGCATGGTAAAAAAAATCGCAAGGAATATTGATCAACAGACAGGGGAGGAGCATAGCATGAGTTTGAAGCTTTCGAGTCGGCAAGTGGACGGCGTTACGGTTCTCGATTTTGAAGGGCGCATCATTCTCGGCGAGCCTACCGAGGCGATCCGCGACGCGTTGCAGGATCTGGTCAGTAAAGGCCAGAAGAAAATATTGCTCAATCTGGGAGAAGTCAGTTACATCGATAGCTCCGGGCTGGGCGCGCTGGTGCGCGGGTACTCCACGCTCGCCAGTCAGCAAGGGGCGCTTAAGCTGCTCAACCTGACCAAGAAGGTTGAGGACCTGCTGCAGGTTACCAAGCTCTATACCGTCTTTGAAATCTTTAACGACGAGAGCGCCGCTATAAAGAGCTTCCAGTAGACCTCACGCACCGCATAAGGCAAGGAAAACTGATGCTGCGTTTTTAGGCTATGCGG containing:
- a CDS encoding STAS domain-containing protein encodes the protein MTGSKTRHTAVKQKSGAGRRTKGTVSHKLQLVLDSELDNVERVEKLVNDFALKCGCGTQQCSEIELAVRETVINAIIHGNQKRRTKKVHVKAELNNSDLTISVRDEGNGFDPGAVPDPTKPENLMRDSGRGILLMQTLMDRLSIRPVPGKGTEVRMVKKIARNIDQQTGEEHSMSLKLSSRQVDGVTVLDFEGRIILGEPTEAIRDALQDLVSKGQKKILLNLGEVSYIDSSGLGALVRGYSTLASQQGALKLLNLTKKVEDLLQVTKLYTVFEIFNDESAAIKSFQ